The following nucleotide sequence is from Acinetobacter equi.
AAGAATGCCTTTCACCATCAAGAATCAACCAGATTATGATAGCACTTCGTATGATACTCGATAGTGCTGCAGAACGATATGACTTTGATAACCCTTATAAGAATATCAAGAACTTAAAGCAAGGAAAGATTGAAGTAACACCTTTTTCATTAAAGGAAGTACATACAATTTTAGCTGCAGTTCGTGATGATTTTAAGCCTTATTATACTGTTCGATTTTTCACAGGTATGCGCACCAGTGAGATCGATGGCTTGCAATGGAAAAATGTGGACTTACAGCGTCGTGAAATCAATATTAGAGAAGCGCTAGTGAATGGGGTTCTTGGTGGAACCAAAACTTATGGCTCTGACCGCACAATCCAAATAAATGATCGGGTTTATCAAGCCTTTCTGCAGCAGAAAAGCTTGAATAATGGTAAATCCAGTTTTGTCTTCTGTAACCGCGATGGTGGACCTCTAGATTATCGTTTAGTGAATAAACGTGTCTGGCATCCCCTACTACGCTATTTAGGACTAAAGCCTCGTCGTGCTTATCAAACACGTCATACCGCTGCAACGCTCTGGCTGTCGGCAGGAGAGAATCCTGAATGGATCGCGCGCCAGCTCGGGCATTCAACGACTGAAATGTTGTTCCGGGTCTATAGCCGTTACATTCCGAATGTTACGCGTCGTGATGGCAGTGCTTTTGAGGCCATGCTAGAGAGACTAAATACAGAGGAGCTTGCCCATGAACAGTAAAGCTTTCTTTGGTGGTGTGGTCGTCAGTCATGAAGCAGATATGGTCGCACGTGAACTCATTCATGAGTTACACATTCCCAAACTGAACAATCTAGCCTTTTTGCTGAAGGTTAACAGATGCTTCGATGATCACCAGGCATTGAGACTTTGGCTACAGCGAATGCTAGATGATGGGCAAGCCCATTACGATAACCTGGCACAACAAGCTCGCCTCCGGTTAATAAGTCTCGCTCACTAATAAAACAAACATACAAGGTCATCCAATCGATGACCTTAGACCCTTTATACCTCTAAGAAAGGTGAACACATGCATAAAGATATTTCAATTTGGATGCCACTCTATATTGGCGACTTACAGGCGAAATTTGCACGAATGACAGCAGAACAAATTGGTGCTGCACTTCTGCTAATGATGGATTTCTGGAAAAATGGTGCCATTCCTCATGACCTAGCTACTGTATGTAGCATCACGAAATTACCGCAGCACACCAAGGCTAAAACTTTATTGAATACGCTGATGACCCTAGAATTATTTGAAGTCGAATCTGAGCAGATTAATTCAAATTTTTTAACCAATTTAAAAAGCCAGGCATTGCAAAATCAGCAAATGAAATCTGATAAAGCTAAAAATGCAGCTCAAGTACGTTGGAATAAATCCACAAGTAATGCTCAAGCATCTAACAAGCAAATACCCAAAAATGCTCAAGCATTCTCTGAGGATAACCCGAGTATTACTCAAGTTATACTTGAATCATGCCCTTCATCTTCATCTTCATCTTCATCTTCATCTTCATCTTCATCTTCATCTTCATCTTCAAATTTTGAAGAAAAAAATGAGGATTTTTCAGAAAATTCCAAATGGATTTAGGAGAATGATCATGAATACCATGCTTAAAACATTCCAGTTACGCGCAGAAGCAATGGAAACACTCTGCCCTTCCCACCATATACCACTGATGGAAATTGCTGGTCATAGGCTCTGCAAATTATGTGCGAAAGAAACCGTCCATCACTCACATGCAGCCTATGCAGATGAGCTGCAACAGCGGTTGCTGCAACAGAAAATCAAAAACTCAGGGCTCAATAAACGCTACCTGGACCGTGGCTTCAAGAATTATGTGGTTGCATGTCCTGAACAAGACAACACCATCAAGCTCTGTCAGGCCTTTGCACAGCAGATTATTTCTGACCACTATCCAAACATGTTGATGATTGGTACACCAGGTACAGGTAAAACCCATCTGAGTGCATCAATTATTCGCAACATTCTGCACAACAGCACAAAATCTGCACGCTACTATACAAGTGCAGAAATTGCTCAAAAAATGATGGATACCTGGTCAGATGCTTCACGCTCTGAAAAGGCAGTCATCGACCATTTCTCCAGTTTTGATTTATTAGTGATAGATGAATATGGCTTGCATGACCGGCATGAGAAACGTCTAGAGATGGTACATAAGATTCTGTATAGCCGTTATGACAATATGAAGTCCACGCTGCTAATTTCCAATTTCACATTACAGAATATGCAGCGGGATTTAGGTGTCCGATTATGGTCACGGTTGCATGAAAACAATTTGATTGTAGTTCCGTGTTATTGGGATGATAGAAGATTAACTGGGTAACAAAATCCACATAGCCAATCAACCTAAGAGTAGGGTGATTGGCTTTTTATAATAAAAATGAATTTTATATATACAATCTAATCAGATCTAGGCTTAATTATTAAAAAAAATAACTTCCATATATATTTTTTTAACTTCCAAAAGCCAATATGCTGATATAATTTTATTTTTTAATGGTTAAAATTTTCTTAGCATGGACGGAAATTGGTTCGAATTCATAGCAATACAAGGCTTACAGGCTCGTAAAGCTTTTTACATCATTATGGTTCCTCTCAAAGTTGTACCTAAATTTTTTAAATTTGATGATGACTCATTACCACCTGCAATGCGTGCACAACGCACATTAAACAAAACAAGAATTCCTCAAATAAGCAGATATATAATTGATAATCCTGATGAATATATACTGTCATCTCTCTGTGCATGCGTAGATGGAGAAGTTGTATTTGAGCCCAATGATCTTTCTAATAATTTGGGTAAGTTAAAAATTTCAATGGATGCTACTGTCCTAATTAATGATGGCCAACATAGAAGAGCAGCTATAGAAGATGCTCTCAAACATCGTCCATATCTAGGAAATGAAACTATTTCTGTTGTGGTTTATGCTGATCAGGGCTTAAAACGTTCTCAGCAAATGTTTGCTGACCTAAACATGCATGCAGTAAAGCCAGCTCAATCAATTAAATTACTTTTTAACCATAGAGATGAACAATCACATATTACTAAAGCAGTAATTGAAAATATTGAACTATTCCGCAAATTTACTGACTTTGAAAAGTCTAGTTTATCTAACAGAACAACTAATTTATTTACATTTAGCTCCTTACATCAAGCAACTAAACAACTATTAAACGATTTACCACAAGAAGCTACTCATGAAGAAAAGATTATAATTGCGACTAAATTCTGGAGCTGTGTAATTCAATATATTCCAGGGTGGCTAAATCTTTTAGAAGGTAAAGTTACGGCAGCTGAGTTAAGGAATAGTTATATCCATGCTCATGGCATTGCAATCCAAGCTCTAGGTAAATTAGGCAATATTTTACTCATACAGTATTCAGAAAATTGGGAGTCTAAACTCAGTAAATTGATACATATTGAGTGGTCTCGAAACAACTTAAAAGTCTGGAATAACCGCGCGTTAGTTGCAGGTAAAATCAATAAGTCCCGCAATAATTTGGTGCTTGTGACCAACTATATTCAAAAAGTTTTAGGCATTCCATTGAATGACGAATCACAACGAGTTGAAGATCTACACAGCAACTCTATTCAAGTTGAACAAAGTACCGTAACAAAAATCGAGGAGATGGTCTAAATGAGTTTTTTTGAGACCAACTCACTAAAAGATGTTCATGCATCAATCCAAGAAGTCTATCTGTCTGATAAGCGACCATGGGTTGTTGGATATTCAGGCGGTAAGGACTCTACTTGTGCCTTACAACTAGTATGGAATGCCCTAGCTTTATTACCAGCAGAACGAAGACAAAAGCCGGTATATGTTATTAGTTCAGATACTCTGGTTGAAACCCCTATTATCGTTCGCTATATCGATAAAAATCTTGAAAACATCCAGAAAAAATCTGATGAACAAGGCATGCCTTTTATTGTTCAAAAGGTAAGTCCAAGAGTCGAGCGATCATTCTGGGTCAACTTAATAGGTCGTGGTTATCCAGCACCAAGTAATAAATTCCGCTGGTGTACAGAACGTTTAAAAATCGAGCCTGCGAATGATTTTATTACACAACGAGTCGCTGAATTTGGTGAAGTTGTAGTTGTTCTAGGCGTACGTTCCGCTGAAAGTGCAACGCGTGCACAGGTTATTGCGATGCACAAAATTAAAGGCACCAAACTAGCACGCCATTCGTCACTTTTAAATGCTTTTGTGTTCGCGCCAATTGAAGCCTTTACTACGGATGATGTTTGGAATTATTTACTACAGAATAAATCACCATGGAATAATGACAATCGCGAGTTAGTCACCATGTATCGAAATGCCCAAGCGGGTGAGTGCCCTCTTGTTGTTGATAAAACAACACCTAGTTGTGGTAACTCACGTTTTGGTTGCTGGGTATGTACTGTTGTTCAACAAGATAAGTCGATGGAAGCAATGGTTGAGTCTGGAGAAGAATGGCTTGAACCATTATTAGAATACCGAGACCTTTTGTCTTCAACTCAAAATCCGGAAAAGAAATTCATCTATCGTGAATTTAAACGCCGTAATGGTCAAGTTTCATTTAACCATGCAAATGGCAAGCTTGTTCCTGGTCCATATAAATTAGATTTCCGTAAAGAGTTACTTGGCAAATTGTTGGAAATTCAGAAACAAGTACAAGCCGAAGCACCAATTGGTGAAGCACCTGTTCTGATTCATCCAGCGGAATTACATGAAATTCGTCGTTTATGGCGTTCTGAAAGCGGTGATTGGGCTGATTCCGTCCCTCAAATTGTAAAAAATATTTTAGGGATCGATTTAGATTGGGAAATTGAAGATAGTGTTCTCTATAACACTCAGGACTTTTCTTTACTCGATCGTATTTGTAAAGAGCATGAACTTCCTACTGAGCTAATGGTTAAACTTATTGGTGTGGAAAAAGCTTCTCATGGTCTAAAGCGACGTCATAACATACATAGTCAACTCAGCAAAGTACTTAATGAAGAATGGCGTGATTTAAAAACTATTCTTGCTGATCATGGCTCAGATCAAACAATTGATGACATCATTGAAATAGAAGATGAAGAATCATCTTTTGCTGAAGAAGTTTCTTCAGGTCAACTAGATTTACTAAATAACGCTGGAGCTAATCCATGATTATCAAATCGTTAGTTTTAGATAATGTTGGTTTATATAGTCAGCGTACTGAATTCTCTTTAGAACCTAAAAAATCATCCTCTACCAATCGCCCTATTATTCTAATTGGTGGTCGTAATGGTGCTGGTAAAACAACATTCTTAGATTCTGTTCGATTAGCACTTTATGGTAAACGTGCTTTGGGCCTTGGGATCAGCACAAAAGAATATCACCAATATTTATTAAGTAAGATAAATCAAAATCATCTTGAGCGTTCTTCAAGTGTGGAACTTACATTTGTTTATACAGAAGGTAGTATTCCCGCTGAGTTCAAAGTAAGTCGCTCTTGGTCTTTATCATCAGAAGGACAAATTTATGAGAATTTAGATCTTCAAAAGAATGGTTCAACTGTTACGTCTGTACCAAAACAAGAATGGGAAAACTTCCTCTTAGAACTGATCCCAATCGGCGTATCTCAGCTATTTTTCTTCGATGGTGAAAAAATTCAAGATATTGCTGAAGATAACAATGCTTCTTTATCAGATGCAATTAAAAATCTTCTCGGAATCGACTTGATTGAAAAGTTACGTCTAGATCTACACGCATATTTGAGTCGTAATAAATCCGATGATGCTGGACAAAATGATGTAGAGCTTCTAACGGAGCAGTTGAATGATCTTAAGTCTCAAGAAAGTAAAATCAATAACGAATATGCCCAGCTTAAATTCGAACATCAGGGTTTACTGAAAAGTATTGAGCAAAAAAAACTTCGCTTTGTTTCTGAAGGTGGCGCAATTGCATTGCAATATGATCAACTTAAAATAAAACTCTCTCAGCTAAACAAAGATATTAATACCTGCAAACAAGAATTAGTCAGCTTAGCAAATGGTCTTCTCCCATTCCTCTTTGCACCAAAACTGATTTCAAAATTTACTAAGCATCTAGAACGTTCTTCGGCTGATCAATCATCAGATCAAAAAGTTGTTGAGCAAGCTCTAAACTCATTCCAAACTAGTTCTGTTCAGAAACCAGAGCTTTGGAAAGATGAACATTGGCAAAACTTAAATGAATTTCTTGTGAGCTATTTTAATGCAGAACCACAACATAGCTCACATATCGCATTTGGGGAATTAACAGAATCACAACAAACCCTAGCTAAATTATTAAGTTTAGATGCAGAAGTGAGAAAACAAGTTAAATCACTCTTTGAGCGTTTTACCTACTTGAACCAAGAAAAAGAAGCAACAGAGTTTTCTATTGCTCGTGCTGAAAATGCTGAAGACTCTAATGCTTACTTAGATGAGTTACTATACAAAGAGCGTAAACTTGGTGAGCTTGATTTAATTCTTAATAAGAAGGAAGAAGAAGTTCGTAAAATGAGTTGGGATGTTGTGACAGCAGAACGAAACTTAAAAGCTGCTAGCGAAGCAGTTGCCGAGTTCGCTCTACAAAATCACAAAAATTCTTTAGCCGCTAAAGGAATTAAAGCTCTCATTGAATTTGAGACTGCTCTTCTTGAACAAAAAATCAATCAAGTTCGTCATAACTTTGTTGAAATTTTCAACTCATTGCTACGTAAGCGTAATTTTATTACTGATTTACATATTGATCCAAAAAGCTTTAATACTCAGTTAATTAAAACCAATGGTAAAGTTGTAGAAAAGTCTGCTTTATCTGCTGGTGAAAAGCAGATCTATGCGATTGCGATGTTATGGTCTTTAGCTAAAACAAGTGGTCGTCATTTGCCAATGATTGTAGATACTCCACTTGGCCGTCTAGACCGCGAACACCGCGATAACCTGATGAAGTTCTACTTCCCTCACGTAAGTCATCAAGTCATTATTCTTTCAACTGATACAGAAATTGATGACTTATATGTTAATCAATTAAATGAATTTATCTCTGAAAGTTACTTGCTTGAATATAATCACGAGTTAGGTTCTACTCAAGCATTACCAGGTTACTTTACTGATCTGAAACGCACCAATACGACGGAGAAGAGAATTGCATTACAGCAAGCTTAAAATTTCATCTGAGGCAACTACTCGTCTTCGTATGTTAAAACAACGGACTGGTTTAACACCAAACTTGCTTTGCCGTATTGCCCTGATGATGTCTTTAGAAGAAGGCCCTTTAGGTAATATTCCATTACCGAATGAAGATGGTTCTGAATTCAATGCCTACACCCTTACAGGTGAAAATACAGATCTATTCTTATCACTTCTTAGATATGTAGAAGACCACCAAGAAGAGCCTCTAGAAAACAAGATACTTCTTGATCGTATGCG
It contains:
- a CDS encoding site-specific integrase, giving the protein MAAIRTRYGKLCVDFRYLNIRCRETTALEDNAQNRKKLEKAIERMEAEILLGIFDYAKYFPKSSRLKEIKNAENKVNEISSKTPLFSKFCEIWFTDKKIEWRASYKEKIQIVIKKYLIPFFGTIPVINIKKSDILGFRSSLAKVTHGKNQECLSPSRINQIMIALRMILDSAAERYDFDNPYKNIKNLKQGKIEVTPFSLKEVHTILAAVRDDFKPYYTVRFFTGMRTSEIDGLQWKNVDLQRREINIREALVNGVLGGTKTYGSDRTIQINDRVYQAFLQQKSLNNGKSSFVFCNRDGGPLDYRLVNKRVWHPLLRYLGLKPRRAYQTRHTAATLWLSAGENPEWIARQLGHSTTEMLFRVYSRYIPNVTRRDGSAFEAMLERLNTEELAHEQ
- a CDS encoding DUF1376 domain-containing protein, with protein sequence MHKDISIWMPLYIGDLQAKFARMTAEQIGAALLLMMDFWKNGAIPHDLATVCSITKLPQHTKAKTLLNTLMTLELFEVESEQINSNFLTNLKSQALQNQQMKSDKAKNAAQVRWNKSTSNAQASNKQIPKNAQAFSEDNPSITQVILESCPSSSSSSSSSSSSSSSSSSSNFEEKNEDFSENSKWI
- a CDS encoding ATP-binding protein; the encoded protein is MNTMLKTFQLRAEAMETLCPSHHIPLMEIAGHRLCKLCAKETVHHSHAAYADELQQRLLQQKIKNSGLNKRYLDRGFKNYVVACPEQDNTIKLCQAFAQQIISDHYPNMLMIGTPGTGKTHLSASIIRNILHNSTKSARYYTSAEIAQKMMDTWSDASRSEKAVIDHFSSFDLLVIDEYGLHDRHEKRLEMVHKILYSRYDNMKSTLLISNFTLQNMQRDLGVRLWSRLHENNLIVVPCYWDDRRLTG
- the dndB gene encoding DNA sulfur modification protein DndB, translated to MDGNWFEFIAIQGLQARKAFYIIMVPLKVVPKFFKFDDDSLPPAMRAQRTLNKTRIPQISRYIIDNPDEYILSSLCACVDGEVVFEPNDLSNNLGKLKISMDATVLINDGQHRRAAIEDALKHRPYLGNETISVVVYADQGLKRSQQMFADLNMHAVKPAQSIKLLFNHRDEQSHITKAVIENIELFRKFTDFEKSSLSNRTTNLFTFSSLHQATKQLLNDLPQEATHEEKIIIATKFWSCVIQYIPGWLNLLEGKVTAAELRNSYIHAHGIAIQALGKLGNILLIQYSENWESKLSKLIHIEWSRNNLKVWNNRALVAGKINKSRNNLVLVTNYIQKVLGIPLNDESQRVEDLHSNSIQVEQSTVTKIEEMV
- the dndC gene encoding DNA phosphorothioation system sulfurtransferase DndC — its product is MSFFETNSLKDVHASIQEVYLSDKRPWVVGYSGGKDSTCALQLVWNALALLPAERRQKPVYVISSDTLVETPIIVRYIDKNLENIQKKSDEQGMPFIVQKVSPRVERSFWVNLIGRGYPAPSNKFRWCTERLKIEPANDFITQRVAEFGEVVVVLGVRSAESATRAQVIAMHKIKGTKLARHSSLLNAFVFAPIEAFTTDDVWNYLLQNKSPWNNDNRELVTMYRNAQAGECPLVVDKTTPSCGNSRFGCWVCTVVQQDKSMEAMVESGEEWLEPLLEYRDLLSSTQNPEKKFIYREFKRRNGQVSFNHANGKLVPGPYKLDFRKELLGKLLEIQKQVQAEAPIGEAPVLIHPAELHEIRRLWRSESGDWADSVPQIVKNILGIDLDWEIEDSVLYNTQDFSLLDRICKEHELPTELMVKLIGVEKASHGLKRRHNIHSQLSKVLNEEWRDLKTILADHGSDQTIDDIIEIEDEESSFAEEVSSGQLDLLNNAGANP
- the dndD gene encoding DNA sulfur modification protein DndD; the protein is MIIKSLVLDNVGLYSQRTEFSLEPKKSSSTNRPIILIGGRNGAGKTTFLDSVRLALYGKRALGLGISTKEYHQYLLSKINQNHLERSSSVELTFVYTEGSIPAEFKVSRSWSLSSEGQIYENLDLQKNGSTVTSVPKQEWENFLLELIPIGVSQLFFFDGEKIQDIAEDNNASLSDAIKNLLGIDLIEKLRLDLHAYLSRNKSDDAGQNDVELLTEQLNDLKSQESKINNEYAQLKFEHQGLLKSIEQKKLRFVSEGGAIALQYDQLKIKLSQLNKDINTCKQELVSLANGLLPFLFAPKLISKFTKHLERSSADQSSDQKVVEQALNSFQTSSVQKPELWKDEHWQNLNEFLVSYFNAEPQHSSHIAFGELTESQQTLAKLLSLDAEVRKQVKSLFERFTYLNQEKEATEFSIARAENAEDSNAYLDELLYKERKLGELDLILNKKEEEVRKMSWDVVTAERNLKAASEAVAEFALQNHKNSLAAKGIKALIEFETALLEQKINQVRHNFVEIFNSLLRKRNFITDLHIDPKSFNTQLIKTNGKVVEKSALSAGEKQIYAIAMLWSLAKTSGRHLPMIVDTPLGRLDREHRDNLMKFYFPHVSHQVIILSTDTEIDDLYVNQLNEFISESYLLEYNHELGSTQALPGYFTDLKRTNTTEKRIALQQA
- the dndE gene encoding DNA sulfur modification protein DndE gives rise to the protein MHYSKLKISSEATTRLRMLKQRTGLTPNLLCRIALMMSLEEGPLGNIPLPNEDGSEFNAYTLTGENTDLFLSLLRYVEDHQEEPLENKILLDRMRGHIHRGVGAMSVRYKSSESLIANI